From the Actinopolymorpha singaporensis genome, the window ACGGCGAGCCAGCGCCCCGCGCCGGTCCCCGGCCGCGGCCGCGGCCGGGAGGTGGCAATGGGGATCAGCCGCGAGCCCGCTCGGTGGCCGGGTCGCGCCGGGGCGAGGGCCCGATCGGCCCACCGCTGCGCCCCACCGTGCGTCTCGTGCCCCCCGCGCACGCCGTGTCCGAGCTGCCCGGCCCGGCCTCCGCGCGGCCGGCCTCCGTGGCCTGGCCGACTCGGCGCCGGCCGAGTGACGGCTCCAGCCGTACGTACGGACTCCACGGGGAAGTCCCGGGTTCGTTGCCGGGGAATGGCCGGCCGTGCGGCGTCCCCACCGGAAGCGGACATGGCCCCTCCTTCGGCCCGTGGGCGGTACACGACAGGACAACTCTGGGAAAGTCCGGGTCTGTGTGGCCGGAGCCCAAGGTCACAGGAAACGCGCCGATGGTCCCCCGGCAGGTCCGGTGACCGGTCCGATCAAGGCCCTGATGCGACGGAGTTCGCGGGTAGCCTTGGCGATAGAACACCGCGGGAAATCGAGTGTTTCATCATTTCCGGACAATCCAGGCCCGAGAAGAGAGTACCGGCGGAGCAATTTTGCGCTCACGCCGGTTCTCCTACGGCAATTTGCTCCGAAGCCGAGTTGCCGCGCCGGTCCGTGGATATATCCGAACCGACACGATCGCGTACGCGGTTCGGGTCGCCCAGGGCTTTTTGTCCGTCAGATTGCCGAACAGGCCGTCGGCAAGGCTGTTCGCCGGTTTCCCCGCCGGATTCGGTGACGGACAAGGCCACGCACTCGTGCCGTAGTGACCGACGTCGCGAAATGCGGGCGTGGTCTAGCCTGAGATGTGGCTTCAGCGGGAGGAGGCTCGATGGACACGGAGACGACGCCGGGTCCTGAGCGACCCATGGAAGTCCAGTCCGCACAGGACCTGTTGCTGCCGGACCTCAGCAGGCTTCGGCTGGAGACCCTGCTGCGCGAACTCGTCGACCGCGCGGACCAGCTGGTCGAGAACGAACGCCGCGTGCACCGCCTTCTGGACGCTGTCGTCTCCGTGGCGAGCAATCTCTCCCTCCCCGAGGTTCTGGAACGAATCGTGCGTTCGGCCTGCGATCTGGTGAGCGCACGTTACGGCGCGCTCGGTGTGATCGGTCCCGACCGCACCCTCAGCGAGTTCACCTACACCGGCTTCACCGAGGAGATGCGCCGCAACATCGGCCACCTGCCGACCGGCAAGGGAATCCTCGGCCTTCTCATCAACGAGCCCCACCCCATTCGGCTGCACGATCTTTCCCGGCACCCGAACTCCTCCGGCTTTCCGCCCAACCACCCGCCGATGAGGTCATTCCTCGGCGTTCCGGTCATGGTGCGCGGAGAGGCGTTCGGCAACCTTTATCTGACCGAGAAGCAAGGCGGCGGTGACTTCACCGACGAGGACGAGGAAGTCGTCGTCGCACTCGCCGCGGCGGCCGGGATCGCGATCGAGAACGCCAGCCTGTACGACATGTCCCGGCGGCGCGAGGCCTGGCTCATCGCGTCCACCGAGATCACCGCCCACCTGCTGTCCGGCGCGTCGCTCGGGGAGACCCTGGACCTGATCGTCGAGCGGGCCCGCGCGGTGGCCAGCGCCGAGCTGGCGATGCTCGCACTGGTCGACGAAGAGGGCGGCGACCTGGTGCTGGAGGCGGTGGCCGGCCCGCAGGCCGACCGGTTGCGCAACGAACGGGTCTCCACCGTCGGCACCCCGATTGGTGACGTCCTGCTCACCAGCCGGCCCTATGTCTACGACGGCGACGCGGCCTCGCTCGGGTGGGACGGCGGCGGTGGCCGCACGGCGCAGCTCAAGGGCGGCTCGATGCTGTTCGTCCCGCTCGCCTCCGGCCCGCACATGCTGGGCGTGCTGATCGTCACCCGGCCCGACGGCCAGGCCGGCTTCGACTCCACCGACATGCACATGGTGACGACGTTCGCCGGGCACGCGGCGCTGGCGCTGGAGTTCGCCCGGGCGCAGGAGGACCGCGGCCGGCTGGCGGTGTTCGAGGACCGCGACCGGATCGCCCGCGACCTGCACGACCACGTGATCCAGCGGCTGTTCGCGGTCGGCCTGGGGCTGCAGGGCATCTCCCGCCAGGTGGTGCGCGTCGACCTCGCCGACCGGGTGAGCGGGTATGTCCGCGACCTCGACACCACCATCCAGGAGATCCGTCGGACCATCTTCTCCCTGCAGGAACGCGCGGGTGACCGGCGCAGCCTGCGCGGTCAGGTGCTGGAGATCGCCCAGGACGCCGCCTCCTCGCTGGGGTTCGAACCGCGGGTGGCGCTGGAGGGGCCGCTGGACTCCGCAGTGCCCGACAGCCTGCGCCCGGAGGTTCTGGCCACCCTGCGCGA encodes:
- a CDS encoding GAF domain-containing sensor histidine kinase, with translation MDTETTPGPERPMEVQSAQDLLLPDLSRLRLETLLRELVDRADQLVENERRVHRLLDAVVSVASNLSLPEVLERIVRSACDLVSARYGALGVIGPDRTLSEFTYTGFTEEMRRNIGHLPTGKGILGLLINEPHPIRLHDLSRHPNSSGFPPNHPPMRSFLGVPVMVRGEAFGNLYLTEKQGGGDFTDEDEEVVVALAAAAGIAIENASLYDMSRRREAWLIASTEITAHLLSGASLGETLDLIVERARAVASAELAMLALVDEEGGDLVLEAVAGPQADRLRNERVSTVGTPIGDVLLTSRPYVYDGDAASLGWDGGGGRTAQLKGGSMLFVPLASGPHMLGVLIVTRPDGQAGFDSTDMHMVTTFAGHAALALEFARAQEDRGRLAVFEDRDRIARDLHDHVIQRLFAVGLGLQGISRQVVRVDLADRVSGYVRDLDTTIQEIRRTIFSLQERAGDRRSLRGQVLEIAQDAASSLGFEPRVALEGPLDSAVPDSLRPEVLATLREALANVVRHAHASHADVLIQADVGHRMFQLHVTDNGVGIPEDPPRRSGLTNMAERARRCGGHLTVEPGAQGGTVLIWQVPLKQ